The following proteins are encoded in a genomic region of Neospora caninum Liverpool complete genome, chromosome XI:
- a CDS encoding Riboflavin kinase / FAD synthetase domain containing protein, related, which yields MSRAASPPVARASPLSPQLPSCTDAPATFPMRRGPPQSSVVLIEADALVLDWGSLLQCILQGFVHRKLLPEESSTILLPGCSLLHAGTRIATRTASAEKDRLGGQPARRDSPHSAQKASKQTRVEDGEAFPHISSRACGEDEASVRTLCGRLLTTVPMPDGSQETIQSAIPEDSTRPPAGVLPSDAQAPTLAHPPCPSSLSRVMNALKVAVKPHIGAYRFLRILALHALADSLETSAQNAPSEGRFADELELKHEAENSEGSSRPLHLVFCTSNASVWRDHLATLEDGARATRGRPQAGDALLHLSHAGVVSLFPLQDGVDALRRFVERKVHETRRKSRRTRHETAPELGESLAAGEDGKDAKQGKKDLCRQESDDQHCGEKRLKGEEDILHAASAVTVAAKTKAFARFASAAGFTNLVPSLRGMQLRPSSTTQPRAECETSQPSTAATTPLSNRVETSELTSPFRSARSASVRSNSPSPAPSGACASLICGTGQFGSGGRRRGDRVCSLCRSPFAVDALPNGVHARVGAEEVSPGAAFQLCNTCDTDLEARLLDSIDDVDLQRLLHPDSLPRSPTERLSVLATSPPHCDIVRSSDAANSGVCSRVSLPDSCSSTPEASLVSSRTQTDVAPLLRLPFLQPPVYPHKVAPLAFARPKPASSLPSGASEANPDFRTASGDGRGASLPWRACACCRFLAEEAAGLEADVGGLSRKPPNANSAVRGSPGLWGTWSAAATGLEAWGRSVVLATPVLVSGEVVKGFGRGSKMLGIPTANVRETQPPVSLSTGEAYRERQNRSASETVPRPPHRLSDDSAEAEAEAQGSAPAAERPGSKADHARELRGQWGEIGEADGGENNGHLERDLERASPVTLFPGVYYGWAALHPLPRTGRRAEGQGRSAESNEPLRDQAGGKNADTGRTAGPAEKIKVYKTAMSIGYNPYFDNTSVTIEPYIYHEFDEDFVGSPITVVITGFLRSEASFSSFGHLIQAIQNDCEICRIALDHPIHLPSKHMLESLCSET from the exons ATGTctcgcgccgcttcgcctcccgtGGCTCGCGCTTCGCCACTCTCACCGCAGCTGCCGAGTTGTACAGACGCCCCTGCGACGTTTCCGATGAGGAGAGGGCCCCCACAGTCGTCAGTAGTCCTCATCGAGGCCGACGCGCTGGTGCTCGACTGGGGGAGTCTGCTGCAGTGCATCCTCCAAGGCTTCGTGCACCGTAAGCTTCTTCCAGAAGAATCCTCCACCATTCTGCTTCCGGGCTGTTCTCTGCTCCACGCCGGCACGCGCATTGCGACGCGCACCGCCTCTGCGGAGAAGGACCGACTTGGCGGCCAGCCCGCTCGACGCGACAGTCCGCATTCTGCGCAGAAGGCCTCAAAACAAACGCGCGTCGAGGACGGGGAGGCCTTTCCCCACATCTCGTCCCGAGCatgcggcgaagacgaggcgtcTGTGAGGACTCTGTGCGGCCGCCTCCTCACAACCGTCCCCATGCCTGACGGATCTCAGGAGACGATCCAGTCGGCGATTCCGGAAGACTCCACGCGTCCTCCGGCGGGCGTGCTTCCCAGCGATGCGCAGGCGCCGACCCTCGCCCATCCGCCCTGTCCGTCGTCTTTGAGTCGCGTGATGAACGCGTTGAAAGTCGCGGTGAAGCCGCATATCGGCGCCTACCGCTTTCTGCGCATTCTCGCGTTGCACGCGCTCGCGGACTCCCTGGAGACATCTGCGCAAAACGCGCCCTCGGAGGGCCGCTTCGCTGACGAGTTGGAACTGAAGCACGAGGCGGAAAACTCCGAAGGATCCAGTCGCCCACTGCATCTGGTGTTTTGTACCAGCAACGCATCTGTGTGGCGGGACCACCTCGCCACTCTGGAAGACGGAGCGCGCGCCACACGAGGGCGCCCTCAGGCCGGCGACGCGTTGCTTCACCTGTCCCACGCAGGCGTCGTGTCGCTCTTCCCGCTCCAAGACGGCGTCGACGCGCTGAGGCGTTTCGTGGAACGGAAAGTGCAcgaaacgcgcagaaaaAGCCGCAGGACGCGACACGAAACGGCGCCGGAGCTAGGCGAGTCTTTGGCGGCAGGGGAGGACGGAAAAGATGCCaagcagggaaagaaggatCTCTGTAggcaagagagcgacgatCAACACTGCGGGGAAAAGAGGCtcaaaggcgaagaagacatcTTACACGCCGCCTCCGCAGTCACCGTGGCGGCCAAAACGAAAGCCTTCGCACGCTTCGCCAGCGCAGCAG GGTTCACCAACTTGGTGCCGTCGTTGCGGGGCATGCAGCTGCGGCCAAGTTCGACGACGCAGCCGCGTGCGGAATGCGAGACGAGCCAGCCGTCCACTGCGGCAACCACGCCGTTGTCGAATCGTGTCGAGACCAGCGAACTGACCTCTCCCTTCAGATCTGCTCGATCCGCTTCCGTTCGAAGCAATTCCCCGTCACCCGCCCCGTCTGGTGCCTGCGCTTCCCTCATCTGCGGAACGGGTCAGTTCGGCAGTGGCGGGCGTCGCCGAGGCGACCGCGTCTGTTCCCTGTGCAGGAGTCCCTTTGCTGTAGATGCACTCCCCAATGGCGTGCACGCTCGAGTCGGCGCCGAGGAAGTCTCTCCCGGCGCCGCTTTCCAGCTCTGCAACACCTGCGACACGGACCTCGAAGCCAGACTTCTCGACAGTATCGATGACGTTGACCTTCAACGCCTTCTACATCCTGACTCCCTGCCGCGCTCTCCTACAGAGCGGCTTTCGGTCCTCGCCACTTCACCCCCACACTGCGACATCGTTCGCAGTTCGGATGCGGCGAATTCTGGTGTCTGCTcacgtgtgtctcttcccgaCTCCTGCTCGTCGACTCCTGAAGCGTCTCTCGTGAGCTCTCGGACCCAAACAGATGTCGCTCccctgcttcgcctcccgtTTCTTCAGCCGCCCGTGTATCCTCACAAGGTGGCGCCCCTTGCCTTTGCGCGACCCAAGCCAGCGAGTTCACTCCCCTCTGGTGCGAGCGAGGCAAACCCGGACTTCAGGACGGCAAGCGGGGACGGCCGGGGGGCGAGTCTGCCGTGGCGTGCGTGCGCCTGCTGCCGCTTTCTCGCTGAAGAGGCGGCGGGTCTCGAGGCGGACGTCGGCGGGCTCTCGCGAAAACCGCCCAACGCGAACTCGGCCGTGCGCGGCTCGCCTGGGTTGTGGGGGACGTggagcgcggcggcgacCGGCCTCGAAGCCTGGGGCAGATCCGTGGTGCTGGCGACGCCTGTCTTGGTCTCCGGAGAAGTGGTCAAGGGTTTCGGGCGCGGCAGCAAAATGCTTGGGATTCCCACAGCCAATGTACGGGAAACGCAGCCGCCCGTGTCCCTTTCGACGGGCGAGGCCTACCGGGAGAGGCAAAACCGGAGCGCGTCAGAGACCGTCCCACGTCCACCCCACAGGCTCTCAGACGACTCGGCAGAGGCTGAAGCCGAAGCACAGGGTTCGGCGCCGGCCGCGGAGCGCCCAGGGAGTAAGGCGGACCACGCCCGTGAGCTGCGAGGCCAATGGGGCGAGATTGGCGAAGCTGATGGAGGCGAAAACAACGGACATCTGGAGCGGGATCTGgagcgcgcctcgcctgtgACGCTCTTCCCTG GTGTGTACTATGGCTGGGCTGCCCTACACCCGCTGCCGCGAACGGGACGCCGAGCGGAAGGCCAAGGCAGGAGCGCAGAATCCAATGAACCACTGAGAGACCAGGCAGGCGGGAAGAACGCCGACACCGGTAGAACAGCTGGGCCAGCGGAAAAGATCAAGGTGTACAAAACCGCCATGTCTATTGGCTACAACCCGTATTTCGACAACACGTCTGTGACCATT GAGCCCTACATCTACCACGAATTTGACGAGGATTTTGTCGGTAGCCCGATTACTGTCGTGATTACCGGCTTCCTTCGAAGCGAGGcatccttttcttccttcg GCCATCTGATTCAGGCAATACAAAATGACTGCGAAATCTGTAGAATTGCCTTAGATCATCCTATCCATCTTCCGTCGAAGCACATGTTAGAGTCACTATGTAGTGAAACATGA